In the genome of Nocardioides sp. NBC_00368, the window CGCCGTGCCCGAGTGAGAGCTGGCCGGAGAGGCCGGTCAGCAGCGTCAGACCGCCGGCGGCGATGGCGAAGTAGGCCATCTCGGCGTAGCGGGTCTGCAGGTACTGGCTGGAGGTGCCGATGACCGCCATCGCCACCACGAAGGCGACCAGGGCGACGACGAGGTGGCGGGCCAGCGGCACCGACATCACCGGACGGAGGAGAGAGCGCAGACTTTCCATGGGTCAGACCCTCCTGGCCGCAGCCGCCGCGAAGAGGCCGCTGGGACGCACCAGCAGCACCACCATCAAGATCCCGAGCGCCACCAGCGGCGCCAGGTGCTCCCCGATGTAGCCGGTCACGTAGGAGAGCGAGAGCCCGAGGATCAGGCCGCCGATGACCGAGCCGAGCGGCGAGTCGAGACCGCCCAGCACGGCGGCGATGAAGCCGTAGATCACGAACGGGTCCATGAACGCCGGGTTGACCAGGTCACCGCCGGCGATGAGCATCCCGGCCACCGCGCCCACAGCGGCCGCGAGCGCCCAGCCGAGGGTCAGCATGCGGCCGACGCGTACGCCCAGGAGGCGGGAGACCTCGCCGTTGAACGCCGCCGCCCGCATCCGCAGCCCCAGGTCGGTGAAGCGGAAGAGGACGACGAGCCCGGCCATCACGACGGCGACCACGACGATCGTCAGGATGCCGAACGGGGTGATCCCGATCGAGGTGTCCCCGACCGCGATCGCGTTGGTGCTGACCGGGGCCGGGAAGCCGCGGTGCTGCACGCCGAAGGTGATCGCGGTCAGGCCGTGAAGGACCATGAACAGCCCGAGGGTCAGGATCACCGCGTTGAGCTCGGCCTTGCCCTCGACCGGGCGGATGATCACCCGCTCGATCACGGCGCCGAGCCCGAAGCCCGCGGCCAACGCGGCGACGAAGGCCACCCAGTAGGGCACGTCGGCGTTGATCAGGGACAGCGCGATGTAGGTGGTCACCATCGCCATCGCCGCCTGAGCGAAGTTGACGATCCGGGTCGAGCGCCAGATCAGGCACAGGGCCAGCGCGAACGCGGCGTAGACCGCGCCCAGGACCAGCCCACCGAGGGTGGTGTCGAGGAACTGTTGCATCGTTCGTGGCCTCCTAGAACCCGAGGTAGGCGTGGCGGAGCTGCTCGTCGGCGGCCAGCTCGGCGGCCGGCGCCGAGGCGACGACCTTGCCGAGGTTGAGCACGACGCCGTGATCAGCGATGGACAGGGCACTGCGGGCGTTCTGCTCGACCAGCACGACCGTGAGCTCCTCGGCCCGCACCAGTCCGCGGAGAAGGTCGAAGATCTGGGCGACGACCCGGGGTGCGAGCCCCAGCGAGGGCTCGTCGAGCAGGAGCACGGACGGGCGGGCCATCAGCGCGCGGCCGATGACGAGCATCTGCCGTTCACCGCCGGACAGTTGATGGGCGGTCGCGTCGCGGCGCTCGCCCAGGCGTGGGAACAGCTCGAAGACCCGCTCGATCGGCATCGGCTGCGAGCCCGTCGCGCGGTGCAGGCCGCCGAGGCGGAGGTTCTCGACGACGGTGAGCTCGGCGATGACGCCGCGCCCCTCCGGGACGTGGGAGAGGCCGTACGAGGTCAGCTTCTCGGTCGCGGTGCGGGTGATGTCCTTGCCGTCCAGCTTCACGGTGCCCTTGGTCGACCTCACCAGCCCGGAGACGGTGCGCAGCAACGTGGTCTTCCCGGCGCCGTTGGCGCCCAGGACCGCGGTGACCTGCCCTCTCGACGCGGTGAAGGTGACGCCGTTGAGCGCCTTGACGGGTCCGTACGCAGCGCTCAGGTCCTCGACGGCGAACATCAGGCCTCCTCCCCATCGGTCGAGCTTGTCGAGACCATGGCGTGGACCTCGGCGTCCTCGTCGTCGTGCTCGACCTGGTCGCCCAGGTAGGCGGCGAGGACGGCGGGGTCGTTGCGGATCTCGTCGGGCGTGCCGGCCGCGATCACGCGGCCGAAGTCGAGCACGGTGATCCGGTGGCAGACCGACATCACCAGGTCCATGTGGTGCTCGACGAGCATCACGGCGGTGCGCTCGGTCAGGCCGGTGATGATCTCGCCGAGCTCGCTCATCTCCTCGGCGCTCAGCCCGCTCGCGGGCTCGTCCAGGAGCAGCAGCTCCGGCTCGGCGACCAGGGCGCGGGCGAGCGCGACCTTCTTCCGGATCGGGTACGGCAGGCTGCCCGGGTAGCGGGCGGCGTACGACTCGATGCCGAGCTCACCGAGCACCTCGCGCGCCTTGGCCGCCAGCCGGGCGTCGTCGCGGTGACCGAGGCCGAGCAGCCCGCGCAGGAAGCCGGCACGGGCGAGGCGGTCGGCGCCGACCATGACGTTGTCGAGCACGGTCATCCGCTCGAAGAGCCCGAGCCCCTGCAGGGTCCGGGCGATGCCGTGGCCGGCCAGCTGGTGCGGGCGGAGGCCGTGGATCGTCTCGCCGCGCAGGCGGAGCTCGCCCTCGGCGGGACTCACGAAGCCGCACACGACGTTGAACAGGGTCGTCTTGCCGGCACCGTTGGGGCCGATGACGCCGAGCACCTCGTGGGGCGCGACCTCCAAGGAGACGTCCTCGAGGGCGCGTACACCACCGAATCTCACCGAGACGCCTTGGACGGCGAACAGTGGCGGGGCCTCGCCAGGGTTCTGCATCGTGCTCCCTTCGCCTGTTGTGACGGCTATCACTTTGGACTCTCTGCACAACGGGGGATATGGGCAATGCGCCCAAAATCCTTCGGGCGCTCCGTCCGAGATTCCCTGGTTCACTGGCGGATACGGCAGTGGGCATGGGACGCTCCGCACATGGGTGTGATGCGCGACACATCTCCTGACTCGGAGCTACGACCGCTGGTGGAGCGTGCCTGGGCCTCCTTGGTGAGCCAGGCCGATGCGATCGCCGACGACATCACGCTGACGCTGATCGCGATCCAGCCGGAGTGGCACCAGAACGCCGAGCCGTCGGTGCGGGCCGACCTGCGGTCGAGCACCCGGGAGCACGTCCGCCGCGGCATCCGGGCCATGGCCGGGATGACCCCGGGCGCCAATCCCGTCGACCTGTGGCGCGAGACCGGCCGGCGACGGGCACGGCAGGGCGTGCCGCTGGAGTACTGCCTCAACGCCTACACCGTCGGCACCCGGATGCTGTGGGAGGCGATGGTCCGCCAGCAGGAGGCCCTGGGCATCGACGACCGGGTGATGGTGCTCGCCGGGCGGCAGGTGTGGACCGACCTGGACGTGCAGAACTCGGTCATGTCGGGCGCCTACCGGAAGGAGGCGGCGCTGCTGCAGCGCCGCGACCTGCAGCTCCAGGGCAGGCTCCTGGACGGCCTGGCCGAGGGCCGTGGCGGTGACCCGGCCTTCGCCGCCGAGGTGCAGGACATCCTCGGGATCGCCGCCGACGAGCAGATGGCCTGCGTGGTCGCCGCGTTCGACGGCAACCGCGACTCACCGCTGCGCAACCCCGACGACCGGCTGGAGAAGGCCGACCTGATCTCGTTCTGGCATGTCCGCGGCGACCACCACTTCGGGCTGGTCCCGCTCGGGTCGCGGCCGGTCGCGGAGGCCGTCGACGACCTGGTCGAGCAGCTCGCCTGCTGCAACTCCGGTCGGGTCGGGATCGCCACCGCCGACGACCTGAGCGGCTTCGGCACCGCCTTCCAGCTCGCCACGCACACGGTGGAGACGGTGCCCCGGGGACGTACGGACATCGCGGTCGTCGACGACCGCCTCCCGCAGGTGCTCCTGACCGCCTCCCCGGCGGTCTCATCGCTGCTCGTACGCCGCACCCTCGGCCCGATCCTGGCCCAGCCGACGCACCAGTCCGACGTGCTCCTGGCGACGCTGCGCGCCCTCATCGCCCATGGCGGCTCCCCCACCCACGCCGCCGAGGACCTGATCTGCCATCGCAACACGGTCATCTACCGCATCAAGCAGATCCAGGATCTCACCGGAAAGAGCATCTCCGACCCCGGCGACCGCCTGCTCCTGGCGCTCGCTCTGATGGCCCTGGAGAAGTAGCCGAGGCGTCACCGGCGTCGGTCGAGTGGGCACCGTGGTGCCCACTCGACCGACCGGCGTGACGCCTCGGCATCAGATGTCGACCAGCGCCCCCAGACGGTCGCGATGGAGGCCGGGGAGGCCGTACGCGATCTGGTCGGCCTTGGCCCGCTTGAGGTAGAGGTGGGCGGGGTGCTCCCAGGTCATGCCGATGCCACCGTGCAGCTGCACCGCCTCCTCGGCCGCGGTGACGGCGAGGTCACCGCAGTACGCGGCGGCGACATGGGTCGCGAGCTCCGCCTCCTCGGCGTCGCCGAGAGCCAGCGCTCCGGCGGCGTAGCGCGCGGCCGCGCCGGCGCCCTCGACGCTGGTGTAGAGGTCGGCGAGCCGGTGCTTGAGCGCCTGGTAGCCGCCGACGATCCGGCCGAACTGGCGGCGCACCTTGAGGTAGTCCACCGTGGTGGTCAGGCACCACTGCGCGACCCCGACCTGCTCGGAGGCCATGAGCGCGGCCCCGGCCAGCAGACCGGAACGTACGCCGTCGGCACCGTGCTCCGCGGCCACGACCACCTCGCCTGCGGCCGGGTCGAGGCGTACGTCGGCGAGCCGGCGGGTCATGTCGAGCGAGCTCACCGGGGCGATCGTGGCCTGGTCCGCGGGGACTGCTCGGACCTCGATGCCGGCAGGTGTCGTCACCGGCACCAGGAGGGTGTCGGCCTCGAGGGCACCGGCGACCGATCGCACCTCGGTCTCGACGGCCTCCAGCGGCTGGACGGTCGTGGCGGTCAGCGGCACGACCGGCGCCGCGGTCCGCTCACCCGCGGCCAGCCCGCCCAGCAGCTCCACACCCTTCTCGGTGGGTCCCGCCAGCAGGACCGAGGTCGCGACGACCGCGCTGGTCAGGAACGGCACCGGGGCGACCGAGCGCCCCAGCTCCTCCAGGACCACGGCGGCCTCGCGGGCGGACGCGCCGGCGCCGCCGTAGGACTCCGGGATCAGCAGCCCCGCGAGCCCGAGCTCGCCGGCGATCCCCTTCCACAGGACCGGGGTGAGCGAGCTGTCGCCTTCGTACGCCTTGACGACATCGGCCGGGTCGCAGCGTTCGGCCAGGTACGACCGGACCGTGGCCCGCAGGTCGGCGTCGAGCTCGTTGTCGAGCAGTTCGACTTCGGGTCCGCTCATCGCGGGATCTCCTTCCAGGCGACGTCCTTGTCGACCCGGTGCTCCCCGGGGAGGCCGAGGACGCGCTCGGCCACGATGTTGCGCAGGATCTCCGAGGTGCCGCCCTCGATGGAGTTGCCCTTGGCGCGCAGGTAGCGGTAGACCGCGTCGCGGCCGGCGAAGTCGACGTGCTCGGGCCGGACCATCGTCCAGCCCTCCCCGTCCTCGTAGCGAAGACCCTCCTCACCACGGAGCTCGAGGTCGAGCCCGGTGAGCTGCTGGTTGATCTTGGCGAACGTCAGCTTCATCGCCGACCCCTCGGGGCCGGGCTGACCGACGGCCAGCTTCTGCCGCAGTCGTGCCCCGGTCAGCCGGGCCACCTCCGACTCGACCCAGAGCTTCAGCAGCCTGTCGCGCAGCTCGGGGGTGTGGTTGTCAGGATGCGTACGCCACGACTCGGCGACCACGCCGAGCATCCCGCCCTCGCGGGGCATGGCGGCGCCGCCGATGGCGACACGCTCGTTGTTGAGGGTGGCGTTGGCGACCTCCCAGCCCTGCCCGACCGCGCCGAGCCGGTGCGCGTCGGGGATCCGCACATCGGTCAGGAAGACCTCGTTGAACTCCGCTTCGCCGGTGATCTGGCGCAGCGGGCGCACCTCGACGCCGGGATCGTGCATGTCGCACAAGAAGTAGGTCAGACCGCGGTGCTTCGGGACGTCAGGGTCGGTGCGGGCGACCAGGATCGCGAAGTCGGCGTTGTGGGCACCCGAGGTCCACACCTTCTGCCCGTTGACGACCCACTCGTCGCCGTCGAGGACCGCCCTGGTCGCCAGTCCGGCCAGGTCGGAGCCGGCACCGGGCTCGGAGAAGAGCTGGCACCAGATCTCGTCGCCGCACCACAGCGGCTCCAGGAACCGAGCCTTCTGCTCCGGGGTGCCGTAGGCCAGGATCGTCGGCGCGGCCATGCCGAGCCCGATCCCGTTGCGCCGTGGGTTGTTGTCGGGAGCACCGGCGGCCTCGAAGAGGTCGTTCACCAGCGGCTGCAGGGCCCGGGAGACCCCGAGACCACCCTCGCCCTCGGGGAACGCGACCCAGGCCAGCCCGGCCCGGTAGCGGGCGTGCAGGAAGGCGCTCGGCTCGGTCGTCGCGACCGGGTGCGCTGCCAGGAACTCCTCGACCCGGCCTCTGATCTCCTCAGGAGTCACTGCCGGCCCTCTCGACGTGCGGCCTGCCGGCGCAGCTCGGCCTTGGCGAGGGCGTTCTTGTGCACCTCGTCGGGGCCGTCGGCGAACCGGAGCGTGCGGATGCCGGCGTAGGCCTTGGCCAGCGGGAAGTCCTGGGAGAGGCCGCCGGCGCCGTGCGCCTGGATCGCCTTGTCGAGGATCCACTGCACGGTCGCCGGGGTCGCGATCTTGATCGCCTGGATCTCGGTGTGGGCGCCCTTGTTGCCGACCGTGTCCATCAGCCAGGCGGTCTTCAGGACGAGGAGCCGCAGCTGCTCGATCCGCACCCGCGACTCGGCGATCCAGTCCCGGATCACGCCCTGCTCGGAGAGGGGCTTGCCGAAGGCGACACGGTCCTCGACCCGGGCACACATCAGCTCGATCGCCCGCTCGGCCAGACCGATGGAGCGCATGCAGTGGTGGATGCGGCCGGGTCCCAGGCGCGCCTGCGCGATCGCGAACCCCATGCCCTCGGTCCCGATGAGGTTGGCCGCCGGGACGCGTACGTCCTCGAAGACCAGCTCGGCGTGACCACCGTGGTCGTGGTCGTCGTACCCGAAGACCTCCATGCCGCGCTTGATCGTGAGACCCGGGGTGTCGCGAGGCACCAGGATCATCGACTGCTGCTTGTGGCGCTCGGCCGACGGGTCGGTCTTGCCCATCACGATGAAGATCTTGGCGTTGGGGTTCATCGCGCCGGTGATCCACCACTTGCGACCGTTGAGGACGTACTCGTCGCCGTCGGGCACGATCGAGGTCTCGATGTTGGTCGCGTCCGAGGAGGCGACGGCCGGCTCGGTCATCGCGAACGCACTGCGGATCTCACCCTCCAGCAGCGGCGAGAGCCACTCCTTCTTCTGCGCCTCGTTGCCGAAGTCGTGCAGCACCTCCATGTTGCCGGTGTCGGGCGCGGCGCAGTTGAACGCGGCCGGTGCGAGGTGGCTGCGGCCGGTGATCTCGGCCAGCGGGGCGTACTGCAGGTTGGTCAGCCCCGCCCCGCCCTCACCGGGGAGGAAGAGGTTCCACAGGCCGCGCTTGCGGGCCTCGGCGCGGATCTCGCCGAGCACGGGCACCGAGTCCCAGGCCCACTTGTCCGGCAGTGCCGCGAGCTGCTCGTCGAAGACGGCCTCGTTCGGCTCGACGTACGTCTTCTGGAAGTCCCACACCGAGGCGACGAGCTCCTCGGTCCTGGCGTCGGGTTTGAAGTCCATGCGTCACTTCTCCTTCATTGCAGACAGTCCCATGTCCAGGAGCGGGTGGATCCCGTCCCCGATCGTGTCGAAACCGGGCCCGACGGTCTGGCCCTTGAGGTAGCGGTAGTGGATCCCCTCGAGGATCGCGGCGAGCTTGTAGGCGGCCAGCCCGAGGTAGAAGCCGAACTCGCTCAGGTCGCGCGGGCTGGCGGCGTCGTAGCGCGCGATGATCTCGTCCTCGGAGAGCCACCCGGGTGCGTTGCTGACGTCGGTCACGGTGCCGTCGCCGGAGACCGAGGCCATCCGCTGGTAGGTGAGCAGGATCGCCAGGTCGGTGACCGGGTCGCCGAGGGTGGCCATCTCCCAGTCGACGACCGCCTTGATCTGGTCATCTGCAGAGGTGAGGACGTTGTCGAGGCGGTAGTCGCCGTGCACGATCCCCGGTCCGGTCGAGGCGGCCTCGGCGGCACCGACCCGTGCCTCCAGGAGCGCGTGGAGCTCGTCGGCGGCAGGAAGATCGCGGGAGTACGACGCCTCGAGCTGCTTCTTCCAGCGCCTGACCTGCCGCGACAGGAAACCCTCAGGACGGCCGAACTCGCTCAGCCCGACCTCGGCCGGGTCGACCGCGTGCAGCGCAGCCATCACGTCGATGAGCTGCTCCGAGATCGCGCGGGTCCGCTCGGCGCCGAGCGGTTCGAGCTCGCGGGCGTAGCGGTAGGGCCGGCCGTCGACCTTCTCCATCACGTAGAACGGCGCCCCGAGCACCTCCTCGTCCCCGCAGAACGCGAAGGTGTGCGGCACCGGTACGTCGGTGTCGCGCAGCGCGGTGATCACGGTGTGCTCACGCTTCATGTCGTGCGCGGTGGCGAGCACGTGCCCCAGCGGCGGGCGCCGGACGATCCACTCGTGGGTGCCGTCGGAGACGGCGTACGTCAGGTTGGACTTGCCTCCGGAGATGTGGGTGGCGCTCAGCTCGGCGCCGGCGCCCTCCACGTTCTCGGCGAACCATGGCCCGAGCCTGTCGAGGTCGAGGCCGGGCAGGGATTCGGTCGTCACGCGGCACCTCCGAGGGTGGGAATCATCCGGGCGAGCGCTGCGCGGGTGCTCGCCGGGTCGGTGTGGAGCAGTGCGTCGAGACCGACCGCGCGGGCACCGAGGACGTTGGGCTCGGCGTCGTCGATGAAGAGGCACTCCTCGGCCGGGAGGCCGAGCCTGCTCAGGGTGCGGTCGAAGATCGGCGGCTCCGGCTTGCGCATCGCGACCTCCTCGGAGATCACCACGACCTCGAAGAGCGCGTCGACCTGCTTGCGCGGGTAGAAGTTGCCCCAGCTGTTGGAGAGCAGGGCGAGCCGGATGCCGGCGTCGCGGAGCTCCTCGGCCAGCGCGAACATCTCCGGGTTGGGCCGCATCCCGGCGAAGAGCCGGGACAGGACGCCGTCGGGGTCGACCGGGCTGCCGTCGTACGTCTCCAGGCGGGCCGCGAGGAGCTTGTCGAACTCCTTGACCGAGAGCTCGCCGAGCTCGAGGCGGTGGATCGGGGTGCCGGCGTCGGCGTAGCGACCCAGCCACTCCTTGAGCACGGTCGTGAAGCTCTCCGGCTTGATGCCGTCGGCCTTCAGCCAGGCCCGGATCGAGTCGCCGATCGGCGTGGTCAGCACCCCGCCGTAGTCGAAGATGACAGCCTTCATGCGACGTACACGACCCGTCCGACGGTGGTGCCGTCGGCAAGACGCTGTACGCCGTCGGCCACCTCGTCCAGGGACAGCTCCTCGCTGACCAGCGGCTTGATCGAGCCCTCGTCCGCCATCCGGGTGAGCTCGGCGTGGCACTCCTTGACGAGCTCGGGAGCGAGCATGTTGTAGAGGCCCCAGTGGAGTCCGACGATCGAGTAGTTCTTGATCAGCGAGTGGTTGAGCGCGGCCTCCTGGATGCGGCCTCCGGCGAAGCCGATGATCAGGATCCGGCCCTCGAAGGCGATGCACTTGGTGGAGCGGTCGTAGGTGTCGCCGCCGACCGGGTCGTAGATCACGTCGGCGCCCTTGCCTCCGGTGACCTCCTTGACCACCTTCACGAAGTCCTCGGTATGGCGGTCGATGACGACGTCAGCGCCGAGCTTCTTGGCGACCTCGGCCTTCTCCGGGCCGCCGACGACACCGATCACCGTGGCACCGGCGGCCTTGCCGAGCTGGATCGCGGCGCTGCCGACCCCACCCGCGGCGGCGTGCACGAGCAGCGTCTCGCCGGGCTGGATGTGGGCGCGGCGGTGCAGCGCGAACCAGCCGGTCTGGTAGCCGATGTAGAGGCTCGACGCCTCGGCGTCGGTGAGCGCCTCGGGAGCCGGGAACGTCGTCGCGGCGTCCATCAGCGCGAGCTCGCCGAAGCCGCCGTAGGGCAGGGCGGCGCCGCCGATCACGCGGTCACCGACCTGGAAGCCGTCGACTCCGCCACCGAGCTCGACCACCTCGCCGCACAGCTCGACGCCGGCGGTGAACGGCAGCTCGGGCTTGACCTGGTAGAGACCGCGGGCCATCAGGACGTCGGGGAAGTTGGCCGGGCTGGCCAGCACCTTCACGACGAGCTGTCCGGCCCCGGGGGACGGGTCGGGCACCTCCTCGAGCCTCATCACGTCCTTGGGCTCACCGAGCTCGTTGATCCGCCACGCCTTCATACCTGTCCTTCCACGTGCTGCCAGAGTCGGTTCATCCCGCCGAGCCACTTGTCGGTCTGTGTCGCCCGCGCGGCGTAGTAGTCGCCCACCTCCGGGTGCGGGAGCACCAGGAAGCGGTCGTCCTTGGTCGCCTCCCAGGCGCTCTCGGCGACCTGCTCGGGCGTCAGCGCCGCGTCGCGGCTGAGCAGGTCCTTCATCACGCCGGACCGCTCGAGCATCCCGGTCTGCACGCCCTGCGGACAGATCGCCTGGACGACGATCCCGTGGTGGCGATAAGTCGCCGAGAGCCACTCCGCGAAGGCAACCGCGCTGTGCTTGGTGACGGTGTAGGTCGGCGCGCCGATCATCATCAGCAGCCCCGCCGCGCTCGCGGTCACCACGTAGCGGCCGGCCTTGCGCTCGACCCACTCGGGGACGAGGAGCCGCGCTGCCCTGACGTGGGCCATGACGTTGACCTCGTACGACGCCTGCCAGTCCTCCTCGGGACAGTCCAGGCCGATGCCCCGGTCGATGCCGGCATTTCCGTACCACGCGTCGATCTGGCCGAGGTGGCCCTTCGCCGCCTCGACCAGGCGGGCGACGCCCTCGACGGAAGCCGCGTCGCCGGCCACCGGGTGGGCGCCGATCTCCTTCGCGGTCTCGGCCAGGCGTACGTCGTCGATGTCGTTGACCACCACGCGGACGCCCTCGGCGACGAGCCGGGCGGCCAGCGCCCGGCCGATGCCGCCCGCGGCGCCGGTGACGACGGCGGTGCTGTCGGGAGCGATCGGCATCAGACGCGACCGCCGGCGAGGGTGAGGCCGCCGTCGACGGTGACGAGCTGGCCGGTCATCCAGCCGGCGTCCTCGGAGAGGAGGAAGGAGGCGACGCCGGCGATGTCCTCGGGTACGCCGAGGCGCTTGAGCGGGTAGGCCGCCGAGACCTCGGCCTCGCGGCCCTCGTAGAGGAGCTCGGCGAACTTGGTCTTCACGACCGCCGGGAGGATCGCGTTGACGCGCACCTTCGGGCCGAGCTCGACCGAGAGCTCCTGGGTGATGTAGCTGAGCATCGCCTTGCTCGCGCCGTACGTCGCGATCAGGGGCGTCGGGGCCAGGCCGGCCACCGAGGAGATGTTGACGACCGCGCCGCCGTGCTCGGACATCCACTGCCGCCAGACCTGCTGGGTCCAGCCGATCGGCGAGAGGCAGTTGACCTCGACGGTCTTGCGTGCCGACTCGCGGTCCATGTCGATCAGGCCGCCGGCCTTCGGGTTGATGCCGGCGTTGTTGACCAGCAGGTCCGCGCTGCCGAAGGTGTCGATCGCCGCCTTGACGACCTCCTCCTGGTGGGCCGGGTCGTCGGCCTTGCCGGCGATGCCGAGGGCGACCTCCTTGCCACCGAGGCCCTCGACCGCCTCCGCCAGCGCCTCGGGCTTGCGCGCCGTGATGACGACCTTCGCACCCTCCTCCACCAGCCGCTGGGCGATACCCAGCCCGATGCCCCGGCTGGCCCCGGTGATGATCGCCGTACGTCCCTCGAACCTCGACATGCTCATTCCCTCGTGTGCTCGGCTAATCTAAGCGCTTGCTTAGGTGGTGACAGCGGTCACTCTACGGGGTAGCCCGAGAACATGGAAGGTCGGCGTCCAAGCAATGCCGAGAAGTCAGCCCCGTCGGCCGAGGCGTCGCGTAGGTCGGCCGAAGCGTCCCGCGCGTCGGCCGAGCTGTCGTGCCCGACCACTCGGCCGACGGGCGCACCGGCCGTACGGCGAAGGTGCCAGCGGCCAGAATCCCGCCATGGCGGGGAAGTGCGGACTCCATGCCCGTTCAAGCAGCCCATTTTCCCGCCATGGCGGGAAAGTGCCCGCCCACCCGCGACCCGCCCCAGAAGCAACAGCGAAAACGCAGTTGTGGGCGACGAAACTGTCGTTTCGTCGCCCACAACTGCGGACTCGGTCCGCCAGAACTGCGGACTCGGCCCGCCAGAACTGCGGACTCGGCCGGATGGAGTCGTCAGCCGACGACGACCTCGATCCGCTGGAACTCCTTGAGGTCGGTGTAGCCGGTGGTGGCCATGGCGCGCTTGAGGGCACCGACGAGGTTCATGGTGCCGTCGGCGACGTGGGAGGGGCCGTAGAGGACCTCCTCGAAGGTGCCGACCGGCGAAAAGGCGACGCGCTCGCCGCGGGGCAGGTCGGCGTGGTGAGCCTCGTTGCCCCAGTGGAATCCCTTGCCGGGA includes:
- a CDS encoding NADPH:quinone oxidoreductase family protein, whose protein sequence is MKAWRINELGEPKDVMRLEEVPDPSPGAGQLVVKVLASPANFPDVLMARGLYQVKPELPFTAGVELCGEVVELGGGVDGFQVGDRVIGGAALPYGGFGELALMDAATTFPAPEALTDAEASSLYIGYQTGWFALHRRAHIQPGETLLVHAAAGGVGSAAIQLGKAAGATVIGVVGGPEKAEVAKKLGADVVIDRHTEDFVKVVKEVTGGKGADVIYDPVGGDTYDRSTKCIAFEGRILIIGFAGGRIQEAALNHSLIKNYSIVGLHWGLYNMLAPELVKECHAELTRMADEGSIKPLVSEELSLDEVADGVQRLADGTTVGRVVYVA
- a CDS encoding SDR family oxidoreductase, producing the protein MPIAPDSTAVVTGAAGGIGRALAARLVAEGVRVVVNDIDDVRLAETAKEIGAHPVAGDAASVEGVARLVEAAKGHLGQIDAWYGNAGIDRGIGLDCPEEDWQASYEVNVMAHVRAARLLVPEWVERKAGRYVVTASAAGLLMMIGAPTYTVTKHSAVAFAEWLSATYRHHGIVVQAICPQGVQTGMLERSGVMKDLLSRDAALTPEQVAESAWEATKDDRFLVLPHPEVGDYYAARATQTDKWLGGMNRLWQHVEGQV
- a CDS encoding SDR family oxidoreductase, which gives rise to MSRFEGRTAIITGASRGIGLGIAQRLVEEGAKVVITARKPEALAEAVEGLGGKEVALGIAGKADDPAHQEEVVKAAIDTFGSADLLVNNAGINPKAGGLIDMDRESARKTVEVNCLSPIGWTQQVWRQWMSEHGGAVVNISSVAGLAPTPLIATYGASKAMLSYITQELSVELGPKVRVNAILPAVVKTKFAELLYEGREAEVSAAYPLKRLGVPEDIAGVASFLLSEDAGWMTGQLVTVDGGLTLAGGRV